One segment of Bacillus horti DNA contains the following:
- the addB gene encoding helicase-exonuclease AddAB subunit AddB — MSIQFVLGRAGSGKTTYCVQEIKQKLLKDPLGKPIIYIVPEQMSYQAEIPLVKDPELNGMIRAQVYSISRLAFRVLSEVGGVTRTHLDQVGITMILRKIIEKRKDELYIYKRSAEQQGFYTQLEQMITEFKRYCIAPEELFQQKHSTEHEQMLKDKLHDLQLIYQDYEQAVLTKYMDSEDFLKLFQERMIQSSYLREAELYMDGFYQFTPQEQLVLEGLFKLAKKVTITLPLDQIYDEQLPNEMDLFYSTAKTYQDIKVLARQAAVKVEQPIMQEVPSRLMQRPSLMHLEAQFDQRPVLEFEGHHLDVQLSAAVNRRAEIEGIARQMIQLVREDNYRWRDLAMFTRNLSIYQDVIATVFHDYDIPVFIDQKKSMLNHPLIELLRSVLEVLLQNWRYEAIFRCIKTDLLSPILSSEEAADWKESCDRLENFVLANGINGTQWTQDEPWKVYESFSLDEEVTETNRRLEAEQELQRLRQMIVQPIIRLKQGLKESKNVRQSCEHIYFFMEELGVYEKLEQWRVDAEQEGRLQDAREHDQVWKGFIHLLEQMVEISGDEPISLELLSKMIETGCEQLKFSTIPPSLDQVMVGSLEVSRLSGVKQGFVLGMNDGMIPARFKEETLMTEEERAQLYEVGLSLAPGLHIQLSEEYFYLYMAMCSASDGLHLSYSLADEEGKALTASSVLQRIKQMFPQLTEKLIAIEAHEVSPMEQKEFVVLPKKSLSILITQLRQWKKGYPIVDFWWDVYNWFVQSSEWSKEARTPLASLFYRNIAHSLSLDASRSLYGEHIQSSVSRMELYRSCPFSHFASYGLKLKERKIFRLEAPDIGQLFHSALKEVDDELRKRRQSWSDLSLTECQLLAKQAVDKIANRLRGNILASNHRNHYIKYKLQQVVERASQVLYEHAKVTQFTPVGMEIGFGPNGSMPALHIPLDNDFSMDVVGRIDRVDQARSSEGLLLRVIDFKSSKKDLQLTELYHGLSLQMLTYLDVLLTHSKGWLGEQALPAGVLYFHLHNPMLSRKTLLPAEKLEKELYRQFKMKGLLVADKEIVQLMDTQLETQHSDVIPVGLKKDGSFYSQSKVASPEEFTELRHYVRKQMKEIGTEVTNGSISITPFKMKQKIACTFCPYKSVCHYDQSLEENTYTQLKSKSSATVIEEIRASLQSVDQTDKERGEEK, encoded by the coding sequence GTGTCCATTCAATTTGTTTTGGGACGTGCTGGTAGTGGAAAAACAACATATTGTGTGCAGGAGATCAAGCAGAAGCTACTTAAGGATCCTCTAGGAAAGCCTATTATTTATATTGTACCTGAACAGATGAGTTATCAGGCTGAGATTCCACTTGTAAAGGACCCTGAGCTTAACGGAATGATCCGAGCTCAGGTCTATAGCATATCTCGGCTAGCGTTTCGCGTGCTAAGTGAAGTAGGTGGGGTAACTCGCACCCATTTAGATCAAGTTGGTATTACGATGATCCTGCGTAAAATTATAGAAAAGCGCAAAGATGAGTTATACATTTATAAACGTTCTGCAGAACAGCAGGGATTTTACACTCAGCTTGAACAAATGATTACGGAGTTTAAACGCTATTGTATTGCTCCTGAGGAGCTTTTTCAACAAAAGCATTCCACTGAGCACGAACAAATGCTTAAAGATAAGCTTCATGATCTGCAGTTGATTTATCAGGATTATGAGCAGGCTGTTCTAACAAAATATATGGATTCAGAGGATTTTTTAAAGCTATTTCAGGAGAGGATGATTCAATCTAGCTATCTAAGAGAAGCTGAGCTTTACATGGATGGATTTTATCAATTCACGCCTCAGGAGCAGCTTGTTTTAGAGGGATTATTTAAGCTAGCAAAAAAGGTGACAATTACTCTACCTTTGGATCAAATCTATGATGAACAGCTGCCGAATGAAATGGATTTATTTTATAGCACGGCTAAAACGTATCAGGATATAAAGGTGCTTGCTCGTCAAGCGGCTGTGAAAGTAGAACAGCCAATCATGCAGGAAGTGCCGTCAAGACTCATGCAAAGACCATCATTAATGCATCTAGAAGCTCAATTTGATCAAAGACCAGTTTTGGAATTTGAGGGTCATCATCTAGACGTACAGCTCTCTGCTGCTGTTAATCGTCGTGCGGAGATAGAAGGAATAGCTAGACAAATGATTCAGCTCGTCCGAGAGGATAACTATCGCTGGAGAGATTTAGCTATGTTTACTAGGAATTTGTCCATCTATCAGGATGTCATTGCTACCGTTTTTCATGACTACGATATTCCAGTGTTTATAGACCAAAAAAAATCAATGCTGAATCACCCCCTTATTGAATTGCTTCGCTCGGTGCTAGAGGTACTGCTGCAAAACTGGCGATATGAAGCGATATTCCGCTGTATAAAAACGGATTTGCTTTCTCCCATCCTGTCTTCAGAGGAAGCAGCAGATTGGAAGGAAAGCTGTGATAGGCTGGAAAACTTTGTTTTGGCAAACGGGATTAACGGAACACAGTGGACACAAGATGAACCGTGGAAGGTCTACGAGTCTTTCTCCTTGGATGAAGAGGTTACAGAGACGAACAGAAGGCTTGAAGCTGAACAGGAGCTTCAGCGTCTAAGACAGATGATTGTTCAGCCTATTATTCGACTAAAGCAGGGGCTGAAAGAGTCAAAGAATGTTCGACAAAGCTGTGAGCATATCTATTTCTTTATGGAAGAGCTGGGGGTTTATGAAAAGCTTGAGCAATGGAGAGTAGATGCAGAGCAAGAGGGAAGATTGCAGGATGCAAGGGAGCATGATCAGGTTTGGAAGGGGTTTATTCACCTACTGGAGCAAATGGTTGAAATCTCAGGAGATGAGCCTATTTCGCTTGAGCTATTAAGTAAGATGATAGAAACGGGCTGTGAACAGCTTAAGTTTTCTACTATACCTCCATCCTTAGATCAAGTGATGGTTGGTAGCCTAGAGGTAAGCCGTTTATCTGGAGTAAAGCAGGGCTTTGTATTAGGAATGAATGACGGAATGATCCCTGCTCGATTTAAGGAAGAAACCTTAATGACGGAAGAGGAACGAGCACAGCTATATGAAGTAGGACTAAGCTTAGCACCAGGACTTCATATTCAGCTTTCAGAGGAATACTTTTATCTCTATATGGCGATGTGCAGCGCTTCGGATGGACTACATTTGAGCTATTCATTAGCAGATGAGGAAGGTAAAGCTCTAACCGCTTCAAGTGTTCTTCAGCGAATTAAGCAGATGTTCCCACAGCTTACAGAAAAGCTTATAGCTATAGAAGCGCATGAGGTCAGTCCAATGGAACAAAAGGAATTTGTCGTGCTTCCTAAGAAGTCTCTTTCTATTTTAATTACACAATTGAGACAATGGAAGAAAGGCTATCCGATCGTTGATTTTTGGTGGGATGTATACAATTGGTTTGTCCAAAGCTCTGAATGGAGTAAGGAGGCCAGGACACCACTTGCAAGTTTATTCTATCGAAACATAGCTCATTCATTATCGCTAGATGCTAGTAGAAGCTTATATGGTGAGCATATCCAGTCGAGTGTGTCACGAATGGAGCTCTATCGCTCCTGTCCATTCTCTCACTTTGCTTCCTACGGATTAAAGCTGAAGGAAAGAAAAATTTTTCGTCTGGAGGCTCCAGATATAGGGCAGCTCTTTCACTCTGCTCTAAAGGAGGTTGATGATGAGCTTCGAAAAAGAAGGCAGAGCTGGTCAGATCTTTCCTTAACAGAATGTCAGCTCCTAGCTAAGCAGGCTGTAGATAAGATAGCCAATAGATTACGTGGAAATATTCTGGCGAGCAATCATCGTAACCACTATATTAAATATAAGCTTCAGCAGGTTGTGGAAAGAGCTAGTCAGGTTTTGTATGAGCATGCAAAAGTAACACAATTCACTCCTGTTGGGATGGAGATAGGCTTTGGACCTAACGGCTCAATGCCAGCCCTACACATTCCTTTAGACAATGATTTTAGTATGGATGTGGTAGGTAGAATTGATCGTGTTGACCAGGCACGGAGCTCTGAGGGTCTATTACTTAGAGTCATAGACTTTAAATCTAGTAAAAAGGATTTGCAGCTTACGGAGCTATATCATGGACTTTCCCTGCAAATGCTTACTTACTTAGATGTCTTGTTAACCCATTCTAAGGGATGGCTTGGAGAACAGGCTCTACCTGCTGGTGTGCTGTATTTTCATTTGCATAACCCGATGCTCAGTAGGAAAACGCTATTACCTGCAGAGAAGCTTGAAAAGGAGCTCTACCGACAATTCAAAATGAAAGGGCTACTAGTGGCAGATAAGGAAATTGTGCAGCTAATGGATACACAGCTTGAAACACAGCATTCAGATGTCATTCCCGTTGGTCTAAAAAAGGACGGGAGCTTCTATAGTCAGTCTAAGGTGGCCAGTCCTGAGGAGTTTACAGAGCTAAGGCATTATGTCCGCAAGCAGATGAAGGAAATAGGAACGGAAGTAACGAATGGAAGTATTTCAATTACACCGTTTAAAATGAAGCAGAAAATAGCGTGTACGTTCTGTCCATACAAATCGGTTTGTCACTATGATCAATCCCTAGAGGAGAACACGTATACACAGCTAAAATCAAAAAGCTCAGCAACAGTCATTGAGGAGATACGAGCTAGTCTTCAGTCAGTTGATCAAACTGACAAAGAGAGAGGGGAGGAAAAGTAA
- the addA gene encoding helicase-exonuclease AddAB subunit AddA → MSPFTPIKDVPKPDGSLWTDEQWQAISARGKHILVAAAAGSGKTAVLVERMIRQITDVEHPIDVDRLLVVTFTNAAAAEMKKRIGEALEKELSKDPHSLYLKRQLTLLNQASISTLHSFCLDVLRSYYFQLDIDPKFRLAEDTEIVLIKEEVLEELFEERYSRTDDEQFFKLVDSFSSDRSDQDLQALVLQLYEFSRSHPFPYEWLKELISYTDKDRVEKWTSEILSLIRQELRGLLNDLERAFMMTQAPDGPGAYGTNIEEDLQVIHSALNACQHSWEDAFEAFNQLSFGRLKSIKSDEVNAHLQLLVKEIRDRCKKTFTSIKEEYFQRSLEEMRQDLSQMEPVLGALVELVIEFEQLFSSTKRSKAMMDFSDLEHGCLAILMEEGSTLDELRPSEVALRYKQKFSEILVDEYQDTNLVQESILKLISVDEADHGNVFMVGDVKQSIYRFRMAEPTLFLEKYKHFASITFSYHGESSHGGLESKVGYEGLSRSNVPTDETSGWKIDLARNFRSRAQVLDGTNYLFKQIMNEQVGEIEYDEDAALKLGASYPEEELPIELALIERDTALADESAGDENGYEGWNGQDGDEQDDEETGSFEPHVDEAELEAVQLEARYMAGKIKELIGTKPENAFQVYDPKHKLYRPIRYKDIVVLLRASSVWAPAILEEFKQQGIPGYAELTTGYFEATEVAIMVSLLKIIDNPYQDIPLASVLRSPIVGLQGEELARVRVADKKGSFFDAVRTFLEQNKPQVENDSDQAEEYANTQSEKQSQASDLQLYDKLTDFTQKLKRWRGRARHGSLADFIWQLYQDTGYYDFVGGMPGGNQRQANLRALYDRARQYESTSFRGLFRFLRFVERMQDRGSDLGTARALSEQEDVVRIMTIHKSKGLEFPVVFVAGLGKMFNQSDSKKKLLLHKELGLGSKFIDIDKRISYPTLPYQLIKLKMQQELLAEEMRVLYVALTRAKEKLYLLGSLRDVRKKVAQWAQQLETDGWTLPDALRSKAKTFLDWIGPAVIRHKGARPVLALVEDAMQGIQEIHSYSDSDSNLPWLNDQSQWRIEVVSPYHLVAGKGLLQELDQMKLQALANKEALVRGATDLQQEVAKKLEWSYPFLHATVTKSKQSVTELKKHYQWLLENQEVHHSLQESRETEAYLKPVKPDRPNFMQDRTLTSAERGTAMHTVMQHIELGKLHTEDELSSFIEQLVVQEKLTKHEAESVSLKQLMTFIHSDLNLLIGQADYLQREVPFTISVPAVNIYTEWTQDQEERIIIQGIIDIVCKVEGKWMILDYKTDRISDRYKDGFNEAKSVLQERYGTQIELYAQAIEEIWKVSVDRKLLYFFDGGHVLEVD, encoded by the coding sequence ATGTCACCTTTTACCCCAATTAAAGATGTGCCCAAGCCCGATGGTAGTTTATGGACGGATGAACAATGGCAGGCTATATCGGCAAGAGGCAAGCATATATTAGTTGCTGCAGCAGCTGGATCTGGTAAGACGGCTGTTTTAGTAGAGCGGATGATTCGGCAAATTACTGATGTGGAGCATCCCATTGATGTTGATCGTTTGCTTGTCGTTACTTTTACCAATGCAGCAGCAGCAGAAATGAAAAAGAGAATCGGGGAAGCTCTTGAAAAAGAGCTTAGTAAAGACCCACATTCCCTTTATTTAAAGAGGCAATTAACATTGCTAAATCAAGCGTCTATTTCAACTCTCCATTCCTTTTGTTTAGATGTTCTTCGATCCTACTATTTTCAGCTAGATATTGATCCTAAATTTCGTCTGGCTGAGGATACGGAGATTGTTTTGATTAAAGAAGAGGTTTTAGAAGAGCTGTTTGAGGAGAGATATAGTCGAACAGACGATGAGCAATTCTTTAAGCTTGTAGATAGCTTTAGCTCGGATCGCAGTGATCAGGACCTGCAGGCGCTTGTGTTACAGCTCTATGAGTTTAGTAGGAGTCACCCGTTTCCGTATGAGTGGTTAAAAGAACTCATTTCTTATACAGACAAAGATCGAGTGGAAAAATGGACGTCTGAGATTCTTTCTCTTATACGACAGGAGCTTAGGGGCTTATTAAATGATTTAGAGAGAGCCTTTATGATGACTCAAGCACCAGATGGGCCAGGAGCCTACGGTACCAATATTGAAGAAGACTTACAGGTGATTCATTCCGCACTAAACGCCTGTCAGCATTCTTGGGAAGATGCTTTTGAAGCGTTTAATCAGCTTAGCTTTGGACGCTTAAAAAGTATAAAGAGCGATGAGGTGAACGCTCATCTGCAACTTTTGGTTAAGGAAATTAGAGATCGATGTAAGAAGACTTTTACAAGTATAAAAGAAGAGTATTTTCAACGAAGTCTAGAGGAAATGAGGCAGGACTTATCTCAGATGGAGCCTGTTCTTGGAGCTTTGGTGGAGCTAGTTATTGAGTTTGAGCAACTCTTCTCATCGACAAAGCGAAGTAAGGCGATGATGGATTTCTCTGACTTAGAGCATGGCTGTTTAGCGATTCTGATGGAGGAGGGCTCAACACTTGATGAGCTGCGCCCTTCAGAGGTCGCTTTACGCTATAAGCAAAAGTTCAGTGAGATTTTAGTTGATGAGTATCAGGATACGAATTTAGTACAGGAATCCATATTGAAGCTCATAAGTGTGGATGAAGCTGATCATGGAAATGTTTTTATGGTTGGTGATGTAAAGCAAAGTATCTATCGCTTTAGGATGGCTGAGCCTACGTTGTTTTTGGAAAAATATAAGCATTTTGCGTCTATTACTTTTTCCTATCATGGCGAGTCTAGCCACGGTGGATTAGAAAGCAAGGTAGGATATGAAGGGCTATCTCGTTCAAATGTTCCTACAGATGAAACATCAGGATGGAAAATCGATTTAGCGCGTAATTTTCGCAGCCGAGCTCAAGTGCTAGATGGAACGAACTATTTGTTTAAGCAAATTATGAATGAACAGGTCGGAGAAATTGAGTATGACGAGGATGCTGCTTTAAAGCTTGGAGCTTCCTATCCCGAAGAGGAACTTCCTATTGAGCTAGCACTAATTGAACGAGATACGGCATTAGCTGATGAAAGTGCTGGTGACGAGAATGGCTATGAAGGCTGGAATGGACAGGACGGCGACGAGCAAGATGATGAGGAAACCGGTTCTTTTGAACCACATGTAGATGAGGCAGAGCTGGAGGCTGTTCAGCTAGAAGCTCGGTACATGGCAGGCAAAATAAAAGAATTGATTGGAACGAAACCAGAAAATGCCTTTCAAGTCTATGATCCCAAGCACAAGCTCTACCGTCCAATTCGATATAAGGATATTGTGGTCTTACTTCGTGCATCCTCAGTATGGGCACCAGCTATATTAGAGGAATTTAAACAGCAAGGTATCCCGGGCTATGCTGAGCTAACAACAGGCTATTTTGAAGCAACTGAAGTAGCTATCATGGTTTCTTTACTTAAGATTATAGACAATCCCTATCAGGATATTCCCTTGGCGAGTGTTCTTCGTTCTCCTATCGTTGGGTTGCAAGGAGAAGAGCTGGCAAGGGTTCGAGTAGCGGATAAGAAAGGTAGCTTTTTCGATGCGGTTCGTACATTTTTGGAGCAGAATAAGCCCCAAGTTGAGAATGATAGTGATCAGGCTGAGGAGTATGCTAATACTCAATCTGAAAAGCAATCGCAAGCTTCAGACCTACAGCTGTATGATAAGCTCACCGACTTCACTCAAAAGCTCAAACGCTGGAGAGGTCGAGCTAGACATGGTTCTCTAGCTGATTTTATTTGGCAGCTTTACCAGGATACAGGCTACTATGATTTCGTAGGTGGCATGCCTGGCGGAAATCAGCGACAAGCGAATCTAAGAGCTCTATATGATCGAGCTAGACAATATGAATCTACATCCTTCCGAGGACTTTTCCGCTTTTTGCGTTTCGTTGAAAGGATGCAGGATCGGGGTAGTGATTTAGGAACAGCTAGAGCATTAAGTGAGCAAGAGGACGTTGTTCGAATAATGACCATTCACAAAAGTAAGGGATTAGAATTTCCTGTTGTGTTTGTGGCAGGCTTAGGAAAAATGTTTAATCAATCAGATAGCAAGAAAAAGCTATTGCTTCATAAAGAGCTTGGCTTGGGTAGTAAATTTATAGATATAGACAAAAGAATCAGTTACCCTACTTTACCTTATCAACTCATCAAGCTTAAAATGCAGCAGGAGCTTCTTGCAGAAGAGATGCGTGTGTTATACGTTGCCTTAACGAGAGCTAAAGAAAAACTCTATTTGCTAGGATCACTTAGAGATGTTAGAAAAAAGGTTGCACAATGGGCACAGCAGCTAGAAACGGATGGTTGGACACTTCCTGATGCGTTACGCTCAAAGGCAAAGACTTTTTTAGATTGGATTGGACCAGCAGTGATTAGACATAAAGGAGCACGTCCAGTCCTTGCTCTGGTGGAGGATGCAATGCAGGGGATTCAGGAGATTCATTCCTATAGTGATTCCGATTCCAATCTCCCATGGTTAAATGATCAATCTCAGTGGAGAATTGAAGTGGTTTCCCCTTATCATTTGGTGGCTGGAAAGGGGCTGCTTCAGGAGTTGGATCAAATGAAGCTCCAAGCTCTTGCCAATAAAGAAGCCCTTGTTAGAGGAGCTACTGATTTACAGCAGGAAGTTGCAAAGAAGCTTGAATGGTCGTATCCATTTCTGCATGCAACAGTAACAAAATCTAAGCAATCTGTTACAGAGCTGAAGAAGCATTATCAATGGCTGTTAGAGAATCAAGAGGTTCATCACAGCTTACAGGAATCACGGGAAACGGAAGCCTACTTAAAACCAGTGAAGCCTGATAGACCAAATTTTATGCAGGACCGTACGTTAACCTCTGCTGAGCGAGGGACGGCCATGCATACGGTTATGCAGCATATTGAATTAGGTAAGCTTCACACGGAGGATGAGCTTTCTTCCTTTATTGAACAGCTTGTAGTACAGGAAAAGCTGACGAAGCATGAAGCTGAAAGTGTTTCTTTGAAACAGCTTATGACATTTATACACAGTGATTTAAACCTTCTAATTGGGCAAGCAGATTACCTACAGCGGGAGGTCCCATTTACGATTTCTGTACCAGCTGTCAATATCTATACGGAGTGGACACAGGATCAAGAAGAGAGAATAATCATCCAAGGTATTATTGATATTGTTTGTAAAGTAGAAGGCAAATGGATGATTCTTGATTATAAAACCGATCGCATTTCAGATCGTTACAAAGATGGCTTTAATGAGGCTAAGTCTGTTTTGCAGGAACGGTATGGGACACAGATTGAACTGTATGCTCAGGCTATAGAGGAAATTTGGAAGGTTTCAGTAGATAGAAAGCTACTTTACTTCTTCGATGGAGGACATGTACTAGAGGTAGATTAA
- a CDS encoding DeoR/GlpR family DNA-binding transcription regulator encodes MFAEERKEKIKKLIITQGRVEVKELADQLKSSIHTIRRDLSALEEEGVLSRTHGGAVLTNKVRMPVLKPEARYTEGTEHQHAIARKAASVINAGSTIYIGGSSTERVMLQYLPELANVTVVTNSLEIAVGLRGKEGYVSYLTGGQISTSGNFTDSLALDFLSSLNIDLAFIVGSGLTAKDGLTTSDPNIALFQRKVLESADRSICLANHYKVGTKKFSQIAKLTALGHIITDSLSSENELEQIRNQGVSIEIA; translated from the coding sequence TTGTTTGCTGAGGAACGGAAGGAGAAAATTAAAAAGCTGATCATCACCCAGGGAAGAGTAGAGGTCAAGGAGTTAGCTGACCAGCTAAAATCCTCTATTCATACGATCCGTAGAGATTTATCTGCATTAGAAGAAGAAGGTGTTCTAAGTAGAACACACGGTGGGGCGGTTCTGACGAACAAAGTAAGGATGCCTGTGTTAAAGCCTGAAGCACGCTATACGGAAGGGACAGAGCATCAGCACGCTATTGCACGTAAAGCAGCTAGCGTAATTAATGCTGGGTCTACCATTTATATTGGTGGATCTAGTACTGAACGTGTGATGCTTCAATATCTTCCTGAGCTTGCCAATGTAACGGTTGTTACAAATTCATTAGAAATTGCCGTAGGGCTTCGGGGTAAGGAAGGGTATGTGAGCTATCTAACAGGTGGACAGATTTCTACCTCTGGAAACTTTACTGATAGCTTAGCTTTGGACTTTCTAAGCTCTTTAAACATTGACCTTGCTTTTATTGTAGGAAGTGGTTTAACTGCGAAGGATGGATTAACTACTTCTGATCCCAATATTGCCTTATTTCAAAGGAAGGTCCTTGAATCAGCAGATAGAAGCATCTGCTTAGCAAACCACTATAAAGTAGGGACGAAGAAATTCTCACAGATTGCCAAGCTAACAGCCTTAGGTCATATCATTACAGACTCTCTAAGCTCTGAAAATGAGCTCGAACAAATTAGAAATCAAGGGGTTTCAATAGAGATAGCTTAG